Proteins co-encoded in one Helicoverpa zea isolate HzStark_Cry1AcR chromosome 18, ilHelZeax1.1, whole genome shotgun sequence genomic window:
- the LOC124638947 gene encoding zinc finger-containing ubiquitin peptidase 1-like — protein MTSKTNKVSPSSSKMSTSPFPYTCELCGAEGLTDEGMRSHTLEAHVNGRPECPFCDCAVPQPQLVGHVQKAHLHYLTPERELMAFIDDQSPSFDEDSKMTTTDSCSYNTPGSINGWHSPDNSTQYHNGAISKNLNYYNGYQEKESYSRSEKEEEKCSRSPKNINLVNGLKNINISNGVVPKKAQSRQNSHENEVNGIDRKGAISSPSHNSSGSYEGSPNKNKLSMASAGQGSPLRSQLALKLKPNTPKKSAPTPSPSVQCLLCDFTSTCPRKLEEHINRAHFDLTSPSINANANSDNPTLGLSNPTLTLDNPTLALSTMAMSPGPHSSSYQCPICEREFSHANEIEVHVNVEHRDILSPQKSDQVDNASCNEDVVMMEESPVSNCPVCCQPLPLSQHELIQHIEEHFERGEECGAPSGLSAAEREAQRNREEHEFQLLRAQYGMEEDDDEGYTHRATNSLKRAVYSGALSVAGYYERSLGLRRAAASGTDTGSSRTTGLLERISQLNAQNQSIVKTYLCSAVDHYASTYGDRGWGCGYRNMQMVLSSLMRHPPYSSLLSCTLERTSECECVPSIPRLQLLVERAWQLGFDTQGSEQLGSKLYNTRKWIGACEVVTVLSSLRIRCQLIDFHKPTAADGSHPALFDWVLRYFQEEPSAFKAPLYLQHQGHSRTIIGYEKHKDGKATLLVLDPSHSPAQVRQVVCGSSASCAAALRLLRRGAPALRAKQYQLLCVSGVISDTQEYEASKVLQSVRIP, from the exons ATGACTTcgaaaacaaacaaagtatCTCCTTCGTCGAGCAAAATGTCCACCAGCCCATTTCCTTACACCTGTGAGCTCTGTGGAGCTGAAGGCCTCACAGATGAAGGTATGAGGTCTCATACCTTGGAGGCCCATGTCAACGGGAGGCCGGAATGCCCGTTTTGTGACTGTGCGGTGCCTCAGCCACAGTTAGTCGGTCATGTTCAGAAGGCCCATCTGCATTATTTGACCCCTGAAAGGGAGTTGATGGCGTTTATTGATGACCAGAGCCCGAG tTTTGACGAAGACTCGAAAATGACGACTACAGATAGCTGTAGCTACAATACGCCAGGGTCTATAAATGGATGGCACAGTCCTGATAACTCCACACAGTACCACAATGGGGCTATTTCAAAAAATCTCAATTATTATAACGGATACCAAGAAAAGGAGAGTTACAGTAGAAGTGAGAAGGAAGAAGAGAAATGTTCACGTtcaccaaaaaatataaatcttgtcAATGGActgaaaaatatcaatattagtAATGGTGTGGTTCCTAAAAAGGCTCAAAGCAGACAAAATTCTCATGAAAATGAGGTCAATGGGATTGATAGaaaag GTGCGATTTCTAGTCCAAGTCATAATAGTTCTGGTAGTTATGAGGGGTCGCCTAATAAAAATAAG TTGTCCATGGCTAGTGCCGGACAAGGATCACCTCTTAGGTCTCAATTAGcgttaaaattaaaaccaaataCACCGAAAAAAAGTGCTCCTACTCCAAGTCCTTCCGTGCAG TGTCTATTATGTGATTTTACGTCAACATGTCCGAGAAAATTGGAGGAACATATAAACCGTGCTCATTTCGATCTCACATCTCCGTCTATAAATGCGAATGCTAACTCGGACAACCCGACTTTGGGGTTGAGCAACCCCACACTGACGCTGGACAACCCGACGCTAGCGTTGAGTACGATGGCCATGTCTCCTGGACCACATAGTTCATCGTACCAGTGTCCAATTTGTGAGCGGGAGTTTTCGCACGCCAACGAAATCGAAGTTCATGTCAATGTTGAACATCGAGATATTTTAAGTcctcagaagtca GATCAAGTAGACAATGCATCATGCAACGAGGATGTGGTGATGATGGAAGAGAGTCCTGTGAGCAACTGTCCAGTGTGCTGTCAACCTCTGCCTCTGTCACAGCATGAACTG ATTCAACATATTGAGGAACACTTTGAAAGAGGAGAGGAGTGTGGAGCACCATCAGGTCTTTCGGCAGCCGAGAGGGAAGCTCAGAGAAACAGAGAGGAACATGAGTTCCAATTACTAAGG GCACAATACGGTATGGAAGAGGATGACGATGAAGGCTACACTCACAGAGCTACCAATAGCCTCAAGCGCGCCGTGTACAGCGGAGCCCTATCTGTCGCAGGGTACTATGAACGCAGTCTAGGCCTCCGTAGGGCTGCGGCCTCGGGTACTGATACTGGGTCTTCGAGGACTACag gCCTCTTAGAGCGGATAAGTCAGCTAAACGCTCAGAACCAAAGTATAGTTAAGACATACTTATGCAGCGCGGTCGATCACTACGCTAGTACTTACGGAGATAGAGGCTGGGGATGTGGGTATAG GAACATGCAAATGGTGCTATCATCCCTGATGCGTCACCCGCCATACTCTTCACTCCTGAGTTGTACTCTAGAGCGAACCAGCGAGTGCGAGTGTGTGCCGTCTATACCGCGCCTGCAGCTGCTGGTGGAGAGAGCCTGGCAGCTGGGCTTCGATACACAG GGTTCAGAGCAGCTGGGCTCCAAACTATACAACACTCGGAAGTGGATAGGCGCCTGTGAAGTAGTCACTGTGCTCTCATCGCTCAGGATAAG ATGTCAGCTGATAGACTTCCACAAGCCGACAGCGGCGGACGGCAGCCACCCCGCGCTGttcgactgggtgctgcgctaCTTCCAGGAGGAACCCTCGGCCTTCAAGGCGCCTCTGTACCTGCAGCACCAGG GTCACTCGCGCACTATAATCGGCTACGAGAAGCACAAGGACGGCAAGGCCACGCTGCTCGTGCTCGACCCCTCGCACTCGCCTGCGCAG GTACGTCAGGTGGTATGTGGCAGCTCAGCGTCGTGTGCGGCGGCGCTGCGCCTGCTGCGGCGCGGAGCCCCCGCCCTCCGGGCCAAGCAGTACCAGCTGCTGTGCGTCAGCGGCGTCATCAGCGACACGCAAGAGTATGAG gcCAGCAAAGTGCTTCAGTCAGTTCGGATCCCATAA